The genomic segment ACCGCAAAGCCGTTCGAGCAAATGGCCATCGGTTCGGCCTTCAAGCTCTATGTCCTCTCAGCACTGGCGCAGGAGATCAGGGCGGGCAAGCGGCGGTGGAGCGATGTGGTTACGCTCGATGCACCTTCGATCCCCAGCGGGCAGATGCAGAACTGGCCCACAGGCGCGCCGGTGACATTGCAGACACTTGCGACCATGATGATCTCCATCAGCGATAACACGGCCACGGACGTGCTGATGCGCACCCTTGGGCGGGAGGCCATCGAAGCGGAACTGATCGCCTCTGGCCATGCCGAACCACCTGCCACCCTGCCCCTGCTGACCACGGTGGAATTCTTCGCCCTGAAGAGCGACCCAGTAAAAACTGCCGCCTACAGGGCTGCGGACAGTGCCGGGAAACGGGCGCTGCTGGCGCAATGGGCACCCGCGCTGACCGCGGACAATGTCGATGTCGGCAGGTTCATCGGCAGCGGCCCCACGGCTATCGACAGCATCGAATGGTTCGCTTCGGCCGAGGATATTGCCCGAATCTATCAGCGGCTGCGCGATATGGCCGATCCGACAGCGATGGCGATCCTGGGGATCAACACTACCCTGTCCCCCGCCGAAGCCGCGCGATGGGATTATGTAGCCTATAAGGGAGGTTCGGAGACCGGCGTGATCGACCTTTCCTGGATGCTGAAAGACAAGCAAGGCCGCTGGATGGTCGTCACCATGGCCTGGAACAACCCGGAACAGGCTGTAGACGATGCCGCTTTCCTTGCCCTTGGCCACCGCCTGATCGGGATTCTTCACCAATGAGCCTGCGCTTCGAAGGAACGGCGAATTACATCGCCACGCAAGATCTGAAGGTCGCCGTGAATGCAGCAGTGCTGCTGCGCCGCCCCCTGCTGGTGAAGGGGGAGCCGGGCACGGGCAAGACAGTGCTGGCGCATGAAATCGCCCGTGCCATCGACGCCCCGCTGATCGAATGGAACGTGAAGTCCACCACCAAGGCGCATCAGGGCCTCTACGAGTATGACGCTGTTGCCCGCCTGCGTGACGGTCAGCTGGGCGATCCACGCGTTCACGAGATTTCGAACTACATCAAGCGGGGCAAATTGTGGGAAGCCTTCACCTCCCCGCGCCTGCCCGTGCTGCTGATCGACGAGATCGACAAGGCAGATATCGAGTTCCCGAACGACCTGCTGCAGGAACTCGATCGCATGAGTTTCGACGTTTACGAAACGCAGGAACGGATCGAGGCGAAGGAACGGCCCATCGTGGTCATCACTTCGAACAATGAAAAGGAACTGCCAGACGCCTTCCTGCGCCGCTGCTTCTTCCACTACATCGCCTTTCCCGACCGGGAGACGATGCAGGCCATTATCGACGTCCACTTCCCCGGCATCCAGCAACGGCTGGTGAAGGAGGCGCTCGATCTGTTCTACGACATTCGCGAAGTGCCGGGGATGAAGAAGAAACCCTCGACCAGCGAGCTACTGGACTGGCTCAAGCTGCTGCTGAACGAGGATATGCCGCTGGAAGTGCTGCAGAGCCGCGACCCGGCAAAAGCGATCCCCCCGCTCCACGGCGCCCTGCTGAAGAACGAACAGGACATCATGTTGTTCGAAAGGCTCGCCTTCATGCATCGCCGGGGAAGCTGACGGCAGGTCAGCTTCCCCCGGCGCCTGCTTCCTTACTTCTTTGCGTCTTCGTGCCGGATTTCGCGCGGCACGTCGGCAAACATCTTCTGCGCCGCCGGACGTTCGTTGATCTGTTCGATCCAGCGCAGAAGGCCCGGCGTGTCTTCCTTGTTCACAAGTTCCGGATAGCCGTGCTGCATACCGTTCGCGATGGCGAAGTTGCAGATGTCGGCCAGCGTATACATGCCCGGCACCAGCCATTCGTTGTCGCGCAGGTGATCGTCCAGCTTGCGCACCGAATAGGCGATCTTGCGCATTTCCTCGTCCAGCATTTCCTGCGGGAAACCCTCGCGGGCGCGGCGCCATTTCACCTGCTGCTCCACAACGGGAATGTTCTTCACCTTCTCCTCGAATTCTTCGTCGGAAAGGCCTTTCACCATGTTGCCAACGTAACGGTGCCAACCGATGGTGGAGACACACCAGCAGAAATATTCGTCCACCCACTTGGTCCACACGCGCATATCGGCACGCTCCCAAGATGTGTCAGGACGCAGCTTCACATCGGTGGGCCATTCGTCTTCGAGATATTCGCAGATCACCGTGCTTTCGGTGATGATATGCCCGCGATCTTCCAGCGCCGGCACCTGGCCGCGCGGATTGATTTTCTTGAACCAGTCGGAATGGTGTTCGAACTTGCGCGGATCGAGCAGCACCTGCTCGTAATCCAGGCCCTTCTCATGCAGGGTCAGCATCGGCTTCAGCGAGTTGGCACCAGGGCCAAAGCTGTAGAGTTTGAGCATTTCGGGCAATCCTCCTCTTGACCCGGGCGGCTTAGACCCGCCGCCATGGCAAGAGCAAGCGCCAAGGCGGATAAAGTCAACGAAATGGCGTGAACACCGCGCTTCGTCTCAGCGAAGCGACGCCAACGGCGAAGTCTTCAAACAGTCATACAACAGACGCGAAACTGGAACATCCCGATCCTACCGCGCCTGCGAACCGGGCGCCCCCTCCCGACTCGCCCGAATGAGGGACATAATTCAATGCGTTACAAACTGTTTGCCGGCGCAAGCGCGGCAGTCCTTGCTGTGTTCAGCGCAAATCATGCTGCAGCGCAAACTGCCCCGGCCGCAGATGCCGACGCGGGCGCAGAAACTGCCATCGTGGTCACTGGCCAGCGCGCGCAACAGCTTCGCGCGATCGACGAGAAGCGCGACTCGCTCGCCATTGTCGACATCGCCTCTTCAGACGAACTCGGCCAGCTTCCGGACAAGAACGTGGCCGAGGCGATCGAACGCCTCCCCGGCGTGGGCGTGCAATACGATCAGGGCGAAGGCCGTTACGTCGCCGTGCGCGGCGTTCCCTCCAGCCTGAACGGTTATACGCTGAACGGGTTCGAGATCGGCAATCCCGACGGCAACACCCGTTCGCTGCCACTCGACATCCTGTCCGGCCAGTTGCTCAACCGGGTCGAGGTAATGAAGGTCAAGACGGCCGACCTCACCGGTCAGGGCATCGGCGGCACGATCAACCTCGTCACGCAGACCGCTTTCGACTTCAACGATCCCTTCATCGTTCAGGCCAATGCCCAGGTCGGCTATCAGGAACTTCGCGACGAAGATCTGCCGATCAAGGGCGACATCACCGTGGGCGGTCGCTTCGGTGCCGACGAGGAGTTCGGCATCCTGTTGGGCGCCAGCTATTCAGATCGCACCTTCACCAGCAACGGCATCTATCCCGACGACTGGTATCTTGATGAAGAGGCAGCGCGAGGCGCGGTGCCGACCAACATCAAATATACGGACTACCGCCTCAAGCGCGAACGACTGGGCTTTTCCGGCTCGCTCGACTGGCGCAGCGGCGCGACCGAACTGTTCTTCCGCGGTGTCTATTCCAAGTTCTCGGAAGACGAATATCGCCAGCGCTTCCGCCTCGACTTTTCAAATATCGACTGGGATGCGAATGGCGTGACCGGCATCGCCTCCACCAGCGAGCAGCGGTCCGACCTGCGTCTGGAATATAAGGAGAAGTCGATTCTCTCCTTCATGACCGGCGGCAAGACGGAATTCGCAGATAGCTGGACGGCCGATTTCGGCGGCGCCTATACCC from the Erythrobacter sp. SG61-1L genome contains:
- a CDS encoding serine hydrolase, which gives rise to MRILIAACALALAMPSMAFAEDDTSALEDARTGRAEDIRAVLEGITPAERVFSPTFLASVPASQLKAIADQLVAGNGPIRAVDEVSYKGNGAATFDLVFEKARASASLQLDSQQPYLVTGFRIGAVTPIGDTPMKIMAEIGALQGKTGFGVYILDGDEPRSALTAKPFEQMAIGSAFKLYVLSALAQEIRAGKRRWSDVVTLDAPSIPSGQMQNWPTGAPVTLQTLATMMISISDNTATDVLMRTLGREAIEAELIASGHAEPPATLPLLTTVEFFALKSDPVKTAAYRAADSAGKRALLAQWAPALTADNVDVGRFIGSGPTAIDSIEWFASAEDIARIYQRLRDMADPTAMAILGINTTLSPAEAARWDYVAYKGGSETGVIDLSWMLKDKQGRWMVVTMAWNNPEQAVDDAAFLALGHRLIGILHQ
- a CDS encoding MoxR family ATPase; the encoded protein is MRFEGTANYIATQDLKVAVNAAVLLRRPLLVKGEPGTGKTVLAHEIARAIDAPLIEWNVKSTTKAHQGLYEYDAVARLRDGQLGDPRVHEISNYIKRGKLWEAFTSPRLPVLLIDEIDKADIEFPNDLLQELDRMSFDVYETQERIEAKERPIVVITSNNEKELPDAFLRRCFFHYIAFPDRETMQAIIDVHFPGIQQRLVKEALDLFYDIREVPGMKKKPSTSELLDWLKLLLNEDMPLEVLQSRDPAKAIPPLHGALLKNEQDIMLFERLAFMHRRGS
- a CDS encoding glutathione S-transferase family protein gives rise to the protein MLKLYSFGPGANSLKPMLTLHEKGLDYEQVLLDPRKFEHHSDWFKKINPRGQVPALEDRGHIITESTVICEYLEDEWPTDVKLRPDTSWERADMRVWTKWVDEYFCWCVSTIGWHRYVGNMVKGLSDEEFEEKVKNIPVVEQQVKWRRAREGFPQEMLDEEMRKIAYSVRKLDDHLRDNEWLVPGMYTLADICNFAIANGMQHGYPELVNKEDTPGLLRWIEQINERPAAQKMFADVPREIRHEDAKK